The following are from one region of the Microbacterium sp. BK668 genome:
- a CDS encoding ECF transporter S component — translation MSRATTAYLLTCAAIGVAGGVMLWGAGWVSTVLFATVPFVSVGIAGLWLLPATIALRLLERPLAGILVGVISGLVVFPFLGAALWWAFFAELAFLVTLYRSWRTWQYYAGAVFTGVVYPVLAAASFDLWAMAPWAMAAFFALTIASCLAGVGLGILVADRLRSAGVARLARRRVTAVSDSS, via the coding sequence GTGAGCCGCGCGACGACGGCGTATCTGCTGACGTGCGCCGCCATCGGCGTCGCAGGCGGCGTCATGCTCTGGGGCGCCGGGTGGGTCTCGACCGTCCTCTTCGCGACGGTGCCATTCGTCTCGGTCGGCATCGCGGGCCTCTGGCTGCTCCCCGCGACGATCGCCCTGCGCCTCCTCGAGCGTCCGCTCGCCGGCATCCTCGTCGGCGTCATCTCGGGGCTCGTCGTCTTCCCGTTCCTCGGCGCCGCGCTGTGGTGGGCGTTCTTCGCCGAGCTCGCGTTCCTCGTGACCCTCTATCGGTCGTGGCGCACGTGGCAGTACTACGCCGGCGCGGTGTTCACCGGCGTGGTGTACCCGGTGCTCGCGGCGGCGTCGTTCGACCTCTGGGCGATGGCCCCGTGGGCGATGGCCGCCTTCTTCGCTCTCACGATCGCCTCCTGTCTGGCGGGCGTGGGCCTGGGCATCCTCGTCGCCGACCGCCTGCGCTCCGCGGGGGTCGCAAGGCTCGCCCGCCGCCGGGTCACGGCCGTCTCCGACTCGTCCTGA
- a CDS encoding LCP family protein, with translation MARRRRTVARHARLPSPRPLGQFLTIVGVCLAVLAVSLGGVAAYATYDLAASFADEIVDIPDQEPVPPDIGAIEGGVNILVTGIDECEEEFKSIFGDRCTGADSTTELNDVNLLVHIGDNPRRVTVVSFPRDLLVPIPSCTGADGSTTGGGTDQINTAYQYGGLGCVMKTVSDMSDLNIPFGAVVTFGGVIRVTDALGGVEVCLARGIRDRNTGLDLGAGTHTVAGVTALQFLRTRYGVGDGSDLGRISNQQQYMSRLAHKLVSEDVLGNPAQLYKLATVALDNVTPTRSLASPLTLVQIALAVKDVPFDEIVFVQYPTFTDASDPNRLRPDYASAEILWQALRDNRPLEITGDVGARGGVVDVTPTDAASPPPTATTPPSTPPSTPGQTPSPTPTPTEAAVALPPAITGSTAAQQTCSGGNVRG, from the coding sequence ATGGCAAGACGACGACGTACCGTCGCGCGGCATGCGCGGCTGCCTTCGCCGCGCCCGCTCGGCCAGTTCTTGACGATCGTCGGCGTCTGCCTGGCCGTGCTCGCCGTGAGCCTCGGCGGCGTGGCCGCCTACGCGACGTACGACTTGGCGGCGAGCTTCGCCGACGAGATCGTCGACATCCCCGACCAGGAGCCGGTGCCGCCCGACATCGGCGCGATCGAGGGCGGGGTCAACATCCTCGTGACGGGCATCGACGAGTGCGAGGAGGAGTTCAAGAGCATCTTCGGAGATCGCTGCACGGGTGCCGACAGCACGACCGAGCTCAACGACGTCAATCTCCTCGTCCACATCGGCGACAATCCGCGGCGCGTCACCGTCGTCTCGTTCCCGCGAGATCTTCTCGTGCCGATCCCCTCCTGCACCGGTGCGGACGGCTCCACGACGGGCGGGGGCACGGACCAGATCAACACCGCCTACCAGTACGGCGGCCTCGGGTGCGTCATGAAGACGGTCTCCGACATGAGCGACCTCAACATCCCGTTCGGCGCCGTCGTGACCTTCGGCGGCGTCATCCGGGTGACCGACGCCTTAGGTGGTGTGGAGGTGTGCCTGGCGCGAGGCATCCGGGATCGCAACACGGGACTCGACCTGGGCGCCGGCACGCACACGGTGGCCGGGGTGACGGCGCTGCAGTTCCTCCGCACGCGGTACGGGGTCGGTGACGGCAGCGACCTCGGCCGCATCTCCAACCAGCAGCAGTACATGTCGCGCCTCGCCCACAAGCTCGTGAGCGAGGACGTGCTCGGCAATCCCGCCCAGCTCTACAAGCTCGCCACGGTCGCCCTCGACAACGTCACCCCGACGCGTTCGCTCGCCAGCCCGCTGACGCTCGTGCAGATCGCTCTGGCCGTCAAGGATGTGCCGTTCGACGAGATCGTCTTCGTGCAGTACCCGACCTTCACCGACGCATCCGACCCCAACCGTCTGCGCCCGGACTACGCCTCGGCCGAGATCCTCTGGCAGGCGCTGCGCGACAACCGGCCGCTCGAGATCACGGGCGACGTCGGTGCGCGCGGCGGCGTCGTGGATGTGACGCCGACGGATGCGGCATCCCCGCCGCCCACAGCAACGACACCTCCCTCGACACCGCCCTCGACACCGGGGCAGACGCCGAGCCCGACCCCGACTCCGACGGAGGCAGCCGTCGCCCTCCCGCCTGCCATCACGGGCTCGACCGCAGCCCAGCAGACCTGCAGCGGAGGCAACGTCCGCGGCTGA
- a CDS encoding acyl-CoA dehydrogenase family protein, translating into MERDIYDEDHEAFRDVVKEFCKRYVTNEARERWDAEGEVDRATLRAAGDAGVIGLSVPEEFGGAGMLQDYRFRAVVNEEVIKAGAGSLAGALGIQDDLAVPYLVHMGTQEQKEKWLPGMATGEIIGALAMTEPGAGSDLRGIKTTARRAEGGYIVNGAKTFISSGKTADVLVTFVKTGEGNRPDAFSLLLIENGMAGFDHGKKLHKMGFHGHDTAELSFTDVFVPEENLISGKEGMGFVQLMMNLPLERLSIAVAAAAGAQAGLDWTLDYTRSREAFGERIIDFQNSRFKLADVSATVDALWAYMDRAMLAYKDGRLSAEEAAKIKFWATEREWDVLDTCVQLHGGYGYITEYPIARAFLDARVHRIYGGTNEIMREIVGRQLAGKR; encoded by the coding sequence ATGGAGCGCGACATCTACGACGAAGACCACGAAGCGTTCCGCGACGTCGTCAAGGAGTTCTGCAAGCGCTACGTCACGAACGAGGCGCGCGAGCGCTGGGACGCCGAGGGCGAGGTCGATCGAGCCACGCTGCGCGCGGCCGGGGACGCCGGCGTCATCGGCCTGTCTGTGCCGGAGGAGTTCGGCGGCGCCGGGATGCTGCAGGACTACCGTTTCCGCGCGGTCGTCAACGAAGAGGTCATCAAGGCCGGCGCGGGCTCGCTCGCGGGCGCCCTCGGGATCCAGGACGACCTGGCCGTCCCCTACCTCGTGCACATGGGCACGCAGGAGCAGAAGGAGAAGTGGCTGCCGGGCATGGCCACCGGCGAGATCATCGGCGCCCTGGCGATGACCGAGCCCGGAGCCGGCAGCGACCTGCGCGGCATCAAGACGACGGCCAGGCGCGCGGAGGGCGGCTACATCGTCAACGGCGCCAAGACGTTCATCTCGAGCGGCAAGACCGCCGACGTCCTCGTCACCTTCGTCAAGACCGGCGAGGGCAATCGCCCCGACGCCTTCAGCCTCCTGCTCATCGAGAACGGCATGGCCGGCTTCGACCACGGCAAGAAGCTCCACAAGATGGGCTTCCACGGCCACGACACCGCCGAGCTGTCGTTCACCGACGTCTTCGTGCCGGAGGAGAACCTCATCAGCGGCAAGGAGGGCATGGGCTTCGTGCAGCTCATGATGAACCTGCCGCTGGAGCGGCTCTCGATCGCCGTCGCGGCGGCTGCGGGCGCGCAGGCGGGGCTGGATTGGACGCTCGACTACACCAGGAGCCGCGAGGCGTTCGGCGAGCGGATCATCGACTTCCAGAACTCGCGCTTCAAGCTGGCGGATGTCTCGGCCACGGTCGACGCGCTCTGGGCGTACATGGACCGGGCGATGCTGGCGTACAAGGACGGCAGGCTGTCGGCCGAGGAGGCGGCGAAGATCAAGTTCTGGGCGACCGAGCGCGAATGGGATGTGCTCGACACGTGCGTGCAGCTGCACGGCGGATACGGGTACATCACGGAGTATCCGATCGCCCGCGCGTTCCTCGACGCCCGCGTGCACCGCATCTACGGGGGCACCAACGAGATCATGCGCGAGATCGTCGGTCGCCAGCTGGCCGGCAAGCGCTGA
- a CDS encoding M15 family metallopeptidase, with amino-acid sequence MTPPVTRREARAAHLFTAPPAPARHARARRAARLGVVFAAVAGIALVVGGAAAVTSALTAAGPVRDERLAAAPTPSATPVPLPQAVEAIPAPSVALAPAIVDLCGIPAFTDALAAGDDAAAIAAAGGAEAFRTSVSAGAAGCVSLSDPGRVWVVVNKLRPFDPVDHQPSSLARPPVREISTANLRPDAAAALSDMFAAASAAGAGELGLDSGYRSYRTQRTTYQRLVSVKGVQGADMVSARPGFSEHQSGLAADVTACSPGCVGLEAFAGTTQQQWIAAHAWEFGWIVRYEAECTSITGYSPEPWHLRYIGRELAAAYHAGGWRTLEEFFGLPPAPSYAD; translated from the coding sequence GTGACGCCTCCGGTCACGCGTCGCGAAGCCCGCGCGGCGCACCTCTTCACAGCTCCGCCCGCGCCCGCGCGTCATGCGCGGGCTCGCCGGGCTGCCCGGCTCGGCGTCGTCTTCGCAGCGGTCGCGGGCATCGCGCTCGTCGTGGGCGGTGCGGCCGCCGTCACCTCCGCTCTCACGGCCGCGGGGCCTGTTCGCGACGAGCGGCTCGCCGCCGCTCCGACGCCGTCGGCGACGCCTGTGCCCCTGCCGCAGGCCGTCGAGGCCATCCCGGCTCCCTCGGTCGCGCTGGCACCGGCGATCGTGGACCTCTGCGGCATCCCGGCGTTCACCGACGCTCTCGCCGCGGGCGACGACGCCGCGGCGATCGCCGCCGCGGGGGGCGCGGAGGCCTTCCGCACCTCGGTCTCCGCCGGCGCTGCCGGATGCGTGTCTTTGTCGGACCCCGGCCGGGTGTGGGTCGTCGTCAACAAGCTGCGGCCGTTCGATCCCGTCGACCATCAGCCGTCGTCGCTCGCGCGCCCGCCCGTGCGCGAGATCTCGACGGCGAATCTCCGCCCGGATGCCGCGGCCGCCCTCAGCGACATGTTCGCCGCCGCCTCGGCGGCCGGAGCCGGGGAGCTGGGGCTCGACAGCGGATACCGCTCCTACCGGACGCAGCGCACGACCTACCAGCGCCTCGTGTCGGTCAAGGGCGTGCAGGGCGCCGACATGGTGAGCGCGCGCCCGGGGTTCAGCGAGCACCAGTCGGGGCTCGCCGCCGACGTGACGGCGTGCTCGCCGGGATGCGTCGGCCTCGAGGCGTTCGCCGGCACGACGCAGCAGCAATGGATCGCCGCTCACGCGTGGGAGTTCGGCTGGATCGTCCGGTACGAGGCCGAGTGCACGTCGATCACGGGGTACTCGCCCGAGCCGTGGCACCTCCGGTACATCGGCCGGGAGCTCGCGGCGGCGTATCACGCGGGCGGCTGGCGGACGCTCGAGGAGTTCTTCGGACTCCCGCCCGCCCCCTCCTACGCCGACTGA
- a CDS encoding Rv2578c family radical SAM protein, which translates to MRWQGQELGVPDAAALPGLEHLNGLVRSVTTPEFSGVTFHEVMAKSALNHVPGASAMPFDWTVNPYRGCQHACVYCFARGTHEYLEFDTGHDFDSQIVVKINVADVLRREVARGSWEREPVALGTNTDPYQRAEGRYRLMPGIVSALADSGTPFSILTKGSLLRRDLPLLQDAAASVPVTIAMSIAVFDDAVQKLIEPGTPTTAARLETVRAATDAGFRVTVFLMPILPHLTDSVPLLDDALRRIKEAGAWRVVYGALHLRPGVKPWFLQWLQREHPELVSSYLGLYPGASTYAPKAYRSWLAKRVQPLLRVHGLGGQAEDDSPRRGPVPGMASRTQVVTTSRGRAAAARQAGPAMLF; encoded by the coding sequence ATGCGGTGGCAGGGTCAGGAGCTAGGGGTTCCGGATGCCGCGGCCCTCCCCGGGCTCGAGCACCTGAACGGTCTCGTCCGCTCCGTCACGACGCCGGAGTTCTCGGGGGTGACCTTTCACGAGGTCATGGCCAAGAGCGCGCTCAACCACGTCCCCGGGGCCTCGGCGATGCCCTTCGACTGGACGGTGAACCCATACCGCGGCTGCCAGCACGCATGCGTCTACTGCTTCGCCCGGGGGACGCACGAGTACCTCGAGTTCGACACCGGGCACGACTTCGACTCGCAGATCGTCGTGAAGATCAACGTCGCCGACGTGCTGCGCAGAGAGGTCGCGCGGGGCAGCTGGGAGCGCGAACCGGTCGCGCTCGGCACCAACACCGATCCGTATCAGCGCGCCGAGGGGCGGTACCGGCTGATGCCCGGGATCGTCTCGGCGCTGGCCGACTCCGGCACCCCCTTCTCGATCCTCACCAAGGGGTCGCTGCTGCGGCGGGATCTGCCGCTGCTGCAGGATGCCGCGGCATCCGTGCCGGTCACGATCGCCATGTCGATCGCGGTGTTCGACGACGCGGTGCAGAAGCTCATCGAGCCCGGCACGCCCACGACGGCGGCACGGCTCGAGACCGTGCGGGCTGCGACCGACGCGGGCTTCCGGGTGACGGTGTTCCTCATGCCGATCCTCCCTCACCTGACCGACTCGGTGCCTCTGCTCGACGACGCCCTGCGCCGGATCAAAGAGGCGGGAGCGTGGCGGGTCGTCTACGGCGCGCTGCATCTGAGGCCCGGCGTGAAGCCGTGGTTCCTGCAGTGGCTGCAGCGCGAGCACCCGGAGCTCGTGTCGTCGTACCTGGGCCTCTACCCCGGCGCCTCGACCTACGCGCCGAAGGCCTACCGGTCGTGGCTCGCCAAGCGCGTGCAGCCGCTGCTGCGCGTGCACGGACTGGGCGGGCAGGCCGAGGACGACTCGCCTCGCCGCGGTCCCGTGCCGGGCATGGCATCCCGTACGCAGGTGGTCACGACCTCGCGCGGCCGCGCGGCCGCCGCGCGCCAGGCGGGACCCGCGATGCTCTTCTGA
- a CDS encoding nucleotide disphospho-sugar-binding domain-containing protein has product MGRFMITAMPFTGHVVPLLAVASALRARGHDVRFYTGSAFRERVEASGATLVPWRAAPDFDENDLPATFPRLVGKKGLGQLLINVADLFMGTAPQQVEDLEAEWTRDPWDVLAADEVSIGSVLAAERLGFAWATVAVLPLNMPGTQGPPSGLGLAPGRNPLTKTRDAALRAAVPLLSRPLRKPLADARAAAGLPPSRLTMDRIVFSPRLVVASGSTSLDYRRRDRPPSVEFVGRLLPPTDGPAELPGWWDDLRGRRIVHVTQGTQNVDPADLIAPALDALADRDDLVVVVATGVRGRDILPFPVPSNARVAGFLPYGELLPLVEIVVTNGGWGGTLAALSHGIPLAVAGGDLDKPEIAARVAWAGAGVDLRTGTPSASAVRAAVGRIETDASFRAAAERVGQELRSLGGAPRAAALLEGLLA; this is encoded by the coding sequence ATGGGGCGCTTCATGATCACGGCGATGCCGTTCACCGGACACGTCGTGCCGCTCCTCGCCGTCGCGAGCGCGCTGCGCGCCCGAGGGCACGATGTGCGGTTCTACACCGGATCCGCGTTCCGGGAGCGCGTCGAGGCATCCGGTGCGACTCTCGTGCCGTGGCGTGCGGCCCCCGACTTCGACGAGAACGATCTGCCCGCGACCTTCCCGCGCCTCGTCGGCAAGAAGGGTCTCGGTCAGCTGCTGATCAACGTCGCCGACCTCTTCATGGGCACCGCGCCGCAGCAGGTCGAAGACCTCGAGGCGGAGTGGACGCGGGATCCGTGGGACGTCCTAGCCGCCGACGAGGTCTCGATCGGATCTGTGCTCGCGGCCGAGCGCCTCGGGTTCGCGTGGGCCACCGTCGCCGTGCTGCCCCTGAACATGCCGGGGACGCAGGGGCCGCCGAGCGGGTTGGGGCTCGCACCGGGGCGGAACCCGCTGACGAAGACCCGCGACGCGGCGCTGCGGGCCGCCGTCCCCCTCCTGTCGCGCCCGCTCCGCAAGCCGCTGGCGGACGCGCGCGCGGCCGCCGGGCTGCCACCGTCCCGGCTCACGATGGATCGGATCGTCTTCTCGCCACGCCTCGTGGTGGCCAGCGGCTCGACCTCGCTCGACTACCGGCGACGGGACCGCCCGCCCTCGGTGGAGTTCGTCGGTCGGCTCCTCCCGCCGACGGACGGGCCGGCCGAGCTCCCGGGCTGGTGGGACGACCTCCGTGGTCGCCGGATCGTGCACGTGACGCAGGGGACGCAGAACGTCGACCCGGCCGATCTCATCGCTCCCGCGCTCGATGCGCTCGCCGACCGGGACGACCTCGTCGTCGTGGTCGCGACGGGCGTGCGCGGCCGCGACATCCTGCCCTTCCCGGTGCCGTCGAACGCCCGCGTCGCCGGATTCCTCCCGTACGGCGAGCTCCTGCCGCTCGTCGAGATCGTCGTCACCAACGGAGGCTGGGGCGGAACCCTCGCCGCGCTCTCGCACGGAATCCCCCTCGCCGTCGCGGGAGGCGACCTCGACAAGCCCGAGATCGCGGCGCGGGTGGCGTGGGCGGGCGCGGGCGTCGACCTCCGGACCGGAACCCCGTCCGCCTCCGCCGTCCGAGCGGCTGTCGGGCGGATCGAGACGGATGCCTCGTTCCGCGCCGCGGCCGAGCGGGTGGGGCAGGAGCTGCGGTCGCTCGGCGGCGCCCCGCGCGCGGCCGCGCTGCTCGAGGGGCTTCTCGCCTGA
- a CDS encoding DEAD/DEAH box helicase yields the protein MPKNKKPAGGRPAKNFEPRYGAKTSFQDRKRRTDGPSADRPAKPGSKSPGHRGYRPESAEAPAKRRWTAQEKAGREQAHGIRSQASGASGRGHGDRPRYDRYDRDDRPARSFEERPRRDYGDRPVRTFDDRPRRDHGDRPARSYDDRGRADRSQRLDRVDRDDRRTFGDARPSYRSDDRPRRAYDDRPSRSYDDRPRRDDRPARSYDDRPRRDDRPARSYDDRPRRDDRPARSYDDRPRRDDRPARSYDDRPRRNDGPGRSDWNAAPVRDKAHEDRVDVVHERLQAEAVQAEDVAGTSFGDLGLGDNIVRVLADLGAASPFPIQASTIPAILEGKDVLARGRTGSGKTIAFGAPLVESILRSQAGQRREFGRSPKALILAPTRELALQIDRTIQPIARSVGLFTTQIYGGVPQARQVGALKKGVDIIIGTPGRIEDLVEQGKLDLSEVRIAVLDEADHMCELGFFEPVQRILRLTDEGSQKLLFSATLDREVAGLVDEFLVDPAVYEVAGEDQDSGTIDHRVLVIDHRDKAEILGSLVDRDGKTLVFARTRAYAEMLAEQFDDAGIHAVALHGDLNQAKRTRNLERLTSGRVSVLVATDVAARGIHVDDIDLVIQADAPDEYKTYLHRSGRTGRAGRSGTVVTLVTRQRRRRMTELLDRAEIDAPFEEVRLGDDLIEELAGRQVDPVA from the coding sequence ATGCCCAAGAACAAGAAGCCCGCCGGCGGACGACCCGCCAAGAACTTCGAGCCGCGCTACGGCGCCAAGACCAGCTTCCAGGACCGCAAGCGCCGGACCGACGGACCCTCGGCCGATCGCCCGGCGAAGCCCGGCAGCAAGAGCCCCGGCCACCGCGGCTACCGGCCCGAGTCGGCCGAGGCGCCCGCGAAGCGTCGCTGGACCGCGCAGGAGAAGGCCGGCCGCGAGCAGGCGCACGGGATCCGCAGCCAGGCGAGCGGCGCCTCCGGCCGTGGCCACGGCGACCGCCCCCGGTACGACCGCTACGACCGCGACGACCGCCCCGCCCGCTCGTTCGAGGAGCGCCCGCGCCGCGACTACGGCGACCGTCCGGTGCGGACGTTCGACGACCGTCCGCGCCGCGACCACGGCGACCGTCCGGCCCGCTCCTACGATGACCGCGGGCGCGCGGACCGCTCCCAGCGGCTCGACCGCGTCGATCGCGACGACCGCCGGACGTTCGGAGACGCCCGCCCCTCGTACCGATCGGACGACCGCCCGCGCCGCGCCTACGACGACCGCCCCTCGCGCTCGTACGACGACCGTCCCCGCCGGGACGACCGGCCCGCGCGCTCCTACGACGACCGTCCGCGCCGGGACGACCGGCCCGCGCGCTCGTACGACGATCGTCCGCGCCGGGACGACCGGCCCGCGCGCTCGTACGACGATCGTCCGCGCCGGGACGACCGACCCGCCCGCTCGTACGACGACCGCCCGCGCCGCAACGACGGCCCCGGCCGCTCGGACTGGAACGCCGCGCCCGTCCGCGACAAGGCGCACGAAGACCGCGTCGACGTCGTCCACGAGCGCCTGCAGGCAGAGGCCGTGCAGGCCGAGGACGTCGCCGGCACCTCGTTCGGCGATCTCGGGCTCGGCGACAACATCGTCCGCGTCCTCGCAGACCTCGGTGCCGCGTCGCCGTTCCCCATCCAGGCTTCGACGATCCCTGCGATCCTCGAGGGCAAGGACGTCCTCGCCCGCGGCCGCACCGGCTCGGGCAAGACGATCGCCTTCGGCGCGCCGCTCGTCGAGTCGATCCTGCGCTCCCAGGCCGGCCAGCGCCGCGAGTTCGGCCGCTCGCCGAAGGCCCTGATCCTGGCGCCGACCCGCGAGCTGGCGCTCCAGATCGACCGCACGATCCAGCCGATCGCGCGCTCGGTCGGCCTCTTCACGACGCAGATCTACGGCGGCGTGCCGCAGGCCCGCCAGGTCGGCGCGCTCAAGAAGGGCGTCGACATCATCATCGGCACGCCCGGCCGCATCGAGGATCTCGTCGAGCAGGGCAAGCTCGACCTCTCCGAGGTCCGCATCGCGGTGCTCGACGAGGCCGACCACATGTGCGAGCTCGGCTTCTTCGAGCCGGTGCAGCGCATCCTGCGGCTGACCGACGAGGGCTCGCAGAAGCTCCTCTTCTCGGCGACCCTCGACCGCGAGGTCGCCGGCCTCGTCGACGAGTTCCTCGTCGACCCGGCCGTCTACGAGGTCGCCGGCGAAGATCAGGACTCCGGAACGATCGACCACCGCGTGCTCGTGATCGACCATCGCGACAAGGCCGAGATCCTCGGCTCGCTCGTCGACCGCGACGGAAAGACGCTCGTCTTCGCCCGCACCCGCGCCTACGCCGAGATGCTCGCCGAGCAGTTCGACGACGCCGGCATCCACGCGGTGGCCCTCCACGGCGACCTCAACCAGGCCAAGCGCACGCGCAACCTGGAGCGCCTCACGTCGGGTCGGGTCAGCGTGCTGGTGGCCACGGATGTCGCGGCACGAGGCATCCACGTCGATGACATCGATCTCGTCATCCAGGCCGACGCGCCGGACGAGTACAAGACGTACCTGCACCGCTCGGGCCGCACCGGCCGCGCCGGCCGCTCGGGCACCGTCGTGACGCTCGTGACGCGCCAGCGTCGCCGCCGCATGACGGAGCTTCTCGACCGCGCCGAGATCGACGCCCCGTTCGAAGAGGTGCGCCTCGGCGACGACCTCATCGAAGAGCTCGCGGGCCGGCAGGTCGACCCCGTCGCCTGA
- a CDS encoding antibiotic biosynthesis monooxygenase: protein MAELDSHPITVAIERRIDPDRTIEATSWMQAGTDLATGFPGFLGSGWVRAGEGSDLWYMLYRFRDMATLEAWEDSAQRSWWLDSGRPFASEVRVERRTGIEGWFDAPLATSIETRHVDRATAPATGPIQQPIPAAPPRWKQAVTIWLGFFPTNLLASWLLGFLPGFADWPLWARVLLATVLLTPVMTYLVLPWITRALRPWLQKG, encoded by the coding sequence ATGGCCGAGCTCGACTCCCACCCGATCACCGTCGCGATCGAGCGACGGATCGACCCCGACCGCACGATCGAGGCGACGAGCTGGATGCAGGCGGGCACCGACCTCGCGACGGGCTTCCCCGGCTTCCTCGGCTCGGGCTGGGTGCGCGCCGGAGAGGGATCCGACCTCTGGTACATGCTGTACCGCTTCCGCGACATGGCCACGCTCGAGGCCTGGGAGGACTCCGCGCAGCGCTCGTGGTGGCTCGACTCCGGGCGCCCGTTCGCGAGCGAAGTGCGTGTCGAGCGTCGAACCGGTATCGAGGGCTGGTTCGATGCGCCGCTGGCCACGTCCATCGAGACGCGGCACGTCGACCGGGCGACGGCGCCTGCGACCGGGCCCATCCAGCAGCCGATCCCCGCCGCGCCGCCGCGCTGGAAGCAGGCCGTCACGATCTGGCTCGGCTTCTTCCCGACCAACCTCCTCGCGTCGTGGCTCCTCGGATTCCTTCCGGGCTTCGCCGACTGGCCGCTGTGGGCCCGGGTGCTGCTCGCGACCGTCCTGCTCACCCCCGTCATGACCTACCTCGTGCTTCCGTGGATCACGCGGGCGCTGCGTCCATGGCTCCAGAAAGGCTGA
- a CDS encoding aldose 1-epimerase family protein yields MTETHYPTGEQYVLASTDGRVTAEIVQVGAALRALAVDGVDLVPRYPLDIPAPAGSGMVLVPWPNRVRGGRWTQRGETRQLAITEPATGNASHGLLRFASYTAAAQSASSVTLAHPVVPQTGYPFHLGTSVTYVLDDAGLAVMHAVTNLGRDDAPVALGAHPYLCIGDVDTADLTLRASGSTRFVADEQKVPVAQEPVDAATDLRSGRRVGELDLDTAFGDLSPDPDGRVRTTLTAPDGRRVTLWQGRGFDYVQIFTTDRYPGHELALAVEPMTAPADALNSGRGLRWLAPGESWELEWGIDFDARPND; encoded by the coding sequence ATGACCGAGACCCACTACCCCACCGGCGAGCAGTACGTGCTTGCCTCGACCGACGGCCGCGTCACGGCCGAGATCGTCCAGGTGGGGGCGGCCCTCCGCGCCCTCGCCGTCGACGGTGTCGACCTCGTGCCGCGCTATCCCCTCGACATCCCCGCGCCCGCCGGGTCGGGGATGGTGCTCGTGCCGTGGCCGAACCGCGTGCGCGGCGGCCGATGGACGCAGCGCGGTGAGACCCGTCAGCTGGCGATCACCGAGCCCGCCACCGGGAATGCGTCGCACGGCCTGCTGCGGTTCGCGTCGTACACCGCGGCGGCGCAGAGCGCATCGTCCGTGACGCTCGCCCATCCCGTCGTCCCGCAGACCGGGTATCCGTTCCACCTCGGCACGAGCGTCACGTACGTGCTCGACGACGCCGGGCTCGCCGTGATGCACGCCGTCACCAACCTCGGCCGCGACGACGCACCGGTCGCTCTCGGAGCGCACCCCTACCTCTGCATCGGCGACGTCGACACGGCCGACCTGACGCTGCGCGCGTCGGGCTCGACGCGCTTCGTCGCCGACGAGCAGAAGGTGCCGGTCGCGCAGGAGCCCGTGGATGCCGCGACCGACCTGCGCTCGGGCCGTCGCGTCGGCGAGCTGGACCTCGACACCGCGTTCGGCGACCTGTCCCCGGACCCCGACGGTCGGGTCCGCACGACGCTCACGGCGCCGGACGGCCGGCGTGTGACCCTGTGGCAGGGGCGGGGCTTCGACTATGTGCAGATCTTCACCACCGACCGGTACCCGGGCCACGAGCTCGCGCTGGCGGTCGAGCCCATGACGGCCCCGGCCGACGCGCTGAACTCCGGTCGGGGCCTGCGCTGGCTCGCGCCCGGGGAGTCGTGGGAGCTGGAGTGGGGCATCGACTTCGACGCCCGACCGAACGACTGA